The following nucleotide sequence is from Gemmatimonas sp..
ACCGGGAGGGAGGCAATGCGCTCTCCGGGGGCTCCCTCGCTCCGGCGCGAAGTCGAGCGTCAATTCTGGGCACAGATTGCGACGGGAATCACCAGCGAGAAGGCCGCCGAAGCGGTTGGTGTGTCGCCGGTGGTCGGCACTCGCTGGTTCCGGCATCGCGGAGGTATGCCCTTGATGATGGCGAAACCGATTTGTGGCCGGTATCTGTCATTCGCAGAGCGAGAAGAGATCGGGCTGCTGCGCGCACAAGAGGTCGGAGTGCGGGAAATCGCTCGTCGCATTGGTCGAAGCCCGTCAACGATCTCGAGGGAGTTGAAACGCAACGCGGCCACTCGCGGCGGCAAGCTGGAGTATCGAGCGTCCGTCGCGCATTGGAAGTCCGATCTCGTAGCCAAACGGCCCAAGCCAGCCAAGCTGGTGACGAACCCCCGGCTGCGCGATTATGTCCAGCAGCACTTGGAGGGGACGATCCACGATGCACGTGGACGCGTGGTCGACGGCCCTCGACAAGCCCCGTTCATCGGTCGGAACAAGCCACACCGCGGTGACCGCCGATGGGTGAATGGCTGGTCACCGGAGCAGATTGCCAACCGCCTTCGGGTGGACTTCCCGGATGATCCGTCGATGCGCATTTCCCACGAAGCGATCTACCAAGCGCTCTACATTCAAGGGCGGGGTGCCCTCAAGCGAGAGCTGGTCAGTTACCTGCGCACCGGGCGCGCGCTGCGCACGCCACGCGCTAGGTCCCAGGCCAAAGCCTGGGCCCATGTGAGTGACGAGGTGATGATCGCCAGCCGCCCTGCCGAGGCAGACGATCGCGCGGTGCCGGGGCACTGGGAGGGGGACTTGATTATCGGCCTCGACCGGTCGGCCATCGGGACGCTGGTCGAACGGTCAAGCCGCTTCACGATGCTGGTGCACCTGCCGCGCGAGACCGGCTATGGACTGAAGCCCCGGACGAAGACTGGTCCAGCGCTGGGAGGTTACGGAGCCATCACCATGGCCAACGCGCTCACGCGAACAGTGACCAAGCTCCCGAGCCATTTATGGCAGTCACTCACGTGGGATCGTGGCAAGGAACTGTCCGATCATGCGCGCTTCTCGATCGAGTCCGGTGTGAAGGTCTTCTTTGCGGACCCGCATAGTCCGTGGCAACGCGGCACCAACGAGAACACGAACGGGCTGCTCCGCCAATACTTCCCCAAGGGCACGGATCTGTCTCGATGGAGTGAGCAAGAGCTGCAAGCCGTCGCACTGGCTTTCAACAATAGGCCGCGCAAAACGTTAGGATGGAAGACGCCGGCAGAGGCGCTGAACGACCATCTAAAATCTGTCGCACAACCCGGTGTTGCGACGACCGATTGAATCCGCCCTGGCTGCCCTGATCGGAATGCGCGAGATCACTGGGCGGTACGCCACGGCGCCACACGGCCATCATCAGCGCATCGGTCACCAGCTGCGCGGTCATCGTCTCCTGCATGGACCAGCCGACCGCGCGCCGCGAATAGAGATCGAGCACGACGGCAACATAGAGCCACCCCTCGGTGGTCCACAAATACGTGAAGTCTGCGACCCACTTCTGATTGGGCGCCGTCGCCGTGAAATCGCGATCCAGCAGATTCGGCGCAATCGCGTGCGGCGATCGCACGCCGTGATCGGCCGGCAATGCCCGTCGACGAGGACGCGCGCGCAGCCCCTGCGTGCGCATGACGCGCTCGACCTGGTGCAAGCCCACCACGAAACCGTCCTCGCGCACATCGCGCCAGAGGCGCCGTGC
It contains:
- a CDS encoding IS30 family transposase, with protein sequence MKELTGREAMRSPGAPSLRREVERQFWAQIATGITSEKAAEAVGVSPVVGTRWFRHRGGMPLMMAKPICGRYLSFAEREEIGLLRAQEVGVREIARRIGRSPSTISRELKRNAATRGGKLEYRASVAHWKSDLVAKRPKPAKLVTNPRLRDYVQQHLEGTIHDARGRVVDGPRQAPFIGRNKPHRGDRRWVNGWSPEQIANRLRVDFPDDPSMRISHEAIYQALYIQGRGALKRELVSYLRTGRALRTPRARSQAKAWAHVSDEVMIASRPAEADDRAVPGHWEGDLIIGLDRSAIGTLVERSSRFTMLVHLPRETGYGLKPRTKTGPALGGYGAITMANALTRTVTKLPSHLWQSLTWDRGKELSDHARFSIESGVKVFFADPHSPWQRGTNENTNGLLRQYFPKGTDLSRWSEQELQAVALAFNNRPRKTLGWKTPAEALNDHLKSVAQPGVATTD